One genomic region from Eremothecium gossypii ATCC 10895 chromosome I, complete sequence encodes:
- the FYV6 gene encoding Fyv6p (Non-syntenic homolog of Saccharomyces cerevisiae YNL133C (FYV6)) has product MDPLDVEDEVDESDTTSLQAQLRQNAIRKQEQFQQEIQERNSMVNRMSAEALQYFNQLHKAECSKKEELQTYIDENLKVFEKKQKRAQAPTKNNERSSSTHAALEEHKAASVTKKKLGIVKKGAPRKTKIRLPVRKSPN; this is encoded by the coding sequence ATGGATCCACTGGACGTGGAAGATGAAGTGGACGAGTCTGATACAACCAGTTTGCAAGCTCAACTGCGGCAAAACGCCATTCGCAAACAAGAACAGTTCCAGCAAGAGATACAAGAGCGCAATTCAATGGTGAATCGCATGAGTGCAGAGGCCCTGCAGTATTTCAACCAGCTTCACAAGGCGGAATGTTCGAAGAAGGAAGAGCTGCAGACCTATATAGACGAAAATTTGAAGGTATTTGagaagaagcagaagaGGGCCCAGGCTCCGACCAAAAATAATGAGCGATCTAGCTCGACCCACGCTGCCTTGGAGGAACACAAGGCGGCGTCTGTAACTAAAAAGAAGCTGGGTATCGTGAAGAAAGGTGCGCCTCGTAAGACCAAAATACGTTTACCAGTGCGCAAGTCTCCCAACTAG
- the RRP4 gene encoding exosome non-catalytic core subunit RRP4 (Syntenic homolog of Saccharomyces cerevisiae YHR069C (RRP4)), translated as MSEVITIRKRRGFQFHRSQYLDDEEEEFDLDVEMEGADSSVIMTPGELITDDPVWMRGHGTYFLENKTYSSVAGTVSRVNRLLSVIPWRGRYTPETGDHIVGRIVEVGNKRWKVDIGGKQHAVLMLGSVNLPGGVLRRKSESDELQMRSFLKEGDLLNAEVQSLFQDGSSALHTRSLKYGKLRNGMFVRVPSSLIVRSKNHTHNLPGNVTVILGVNGFVWLRKTSDIDLSNNHHGSTVSGKAANTLAGVASGEYKPGANSVSITRLEEESSWEIYSDKNDPIPSNIRNTISRYANVIKILAHCEIGITEARIVASYEASMAYGNVGSLIETETMDAIGQDVINGEKMRGNA; from the coding sequence ATGAGCGAGGTAATAACGATCCGCAAGCGGCGTGGGTTTCAGTTCCATCGGAGCCAGTACCTGGACGATGAGGAAGAAGAGTTTGATTTGGACGTGGAGATGGAAGGAGCGGATTCGTCGGTGATTATGACGCCAGGAGAGCTGATTACAGATGATCCTGTGTGGATGCGAGGCCACGGCACATACTTCCTGGAGAACAAAACGTACTCGTCGGTGGCGGGCACCGTTTCCAGGGTGAACCGACTCCTGTCGGTGATTCCTTGGCGCGGGCGGTACACGCCAGAGACGGGCGACCACATTGTCGGCAGGATCGTGGAGGTCGGCAACAAACGATGGAAGGTGGATATTGGCGGAAAGCAGCACGCAGTGCTCATGCTGGGTTCTGTGAACCTGCCCGGCGGCGTGCTGCGGCGGAAGTCTGAGAGCGATGAGCTGCAGATGCGCAGCTTTCTGAAAGAGGGCGATCTGCTGAACGCAGAGGTGCAGTCGCTATTCCAGGACGGAAGCTCTGCGCTACACACACGGTCGCTGAAGTATGGGAAGCTGCGCAACGGCATGTTCGTCCGGGTACCTAGCTCGCTGATCGTTCGGAGCAAGAACCACACACACAACCTTCCGGGCAATGTGACGGTTATCTTGGGCGTTAACGGGTTTGTGTGGCTCCGGAAAACCTCCGATATCGATCTTTCAAATAACCACCACGGTTCTACAGTTAGTGGCAAGGCCGCTAACACGCTGGCTGGTGTAGCCTCTGGAGAATACAAGCCCGGCGCCAACTCTGTCTCCATTACGAGGCTGGAAGAGGAATCATCATGGGAGATTTATTCCGACAAGAACGATCCTATCCCGTCGAATATCCGGAACACGATATCTAGATATGCCAATGTCATTAAAATTCTCGCGCATTGCGAGATCGGCATTACGGAGGCCCGCATCGTGGCGTCATACGAAGCCAGCATGGCATATGGCAATGTGGGCTCCTTGATTGAGACTGAGACCATGGATGCAATTGGGCAAGATGTTATAAATGGTGAAAAAATGAGAGGCAACGCATAG
- the TRM5 gene encoding tRNA (guanine) methyltransferase (Syntenic homolog of Saccharomyces cerevisiae YHR070W (TRM5)): MQRLVKNFSKMALPARYLPPVHRGITQLDKSVFTRSIPLVVVSFPDPRNISVFSKRFKDEILRVPRVPHVVRLVDSPARVDGLPPLKKQMVANDNHVAKGVLLKDSVHRVEDVKQQLSADAQAFLDECGAAVRDYNYTLDYEFYHADEILRSVLPEEFLDEVPSGFTATGHVAHVNLRTELKPYGSLIGQVILDKNRQIETVVDKVDAIASQFRTFQMNVLAGRPDLVVSQRESNCTFTFDFSKVYWNSRLHTEHERLVRLFEPGQLVADVFAGVGPFAIPAAKKEVLVLANDLNPESFRYLRDNIAANKVDGFVRPKNLDGREFIRSSPALLRDWTAQTGGSVTVAPARRRRGAPPAPPRIVTLPRYFHHYVMNLPDSALSFLNEFAGLYSRHGISEDAAADPAFVLPYIHCHCFEKYSPDEPEPAPADLHARIHRRVLEIMHTSADILPMTALSFHLVRKVAPTKPMFCVTFQLPQSIAFSPLATTT, encoded by the coding sequence ATGCAAAGGCTGGTCAAGAACTTCAGCAAAATGGCTCTTCCCGCACGATATCTGCCCCCGGTTCACCGGGGTATTACACAACTTGACAAATCTGTGTTCACGAGATCCATTCCTTTGGTCGTTGTAAGCTTCCCAGACCCCCGCAACATCTCAGTGTTCTCTAAACGTTTCAAAGATGAGATCCTACGTGTTCCACGCGTTCCGCATGTCGTCAGACTGGTGGACAGCCCCGCGCGCGTGGACGGGCTGCCCCCGCTCAAGAAGCAGATGGTAGCGAACGACAATCACGTGGCCAAGGGCGTGCTACTCAAAGACTCGGTCCATCGCGTGGAAGACGtgaagcagcagctgtcGGCGGACGCTCAGGCCTTCCTCGATGAGTGTGGCGCCGCAGTGCGCGACTACAACTACACGCTGGACTACGAATTCTACCACGCAGATGAAATCCTGCGCTCGGTGCTGCCAGAAGAGTTCCTGGACGAGGTGCCCTCGGGGTTCACGGCCACCGGGCACGTGGCGCACGTGAACCTGCGAACGGAGCTCAAGCCGTATGGCTCGCTCATTGGCCAGGTGATCCTGGACAAGAACCGCCAGATCGAAACGGTCGTCGACAAGGTGGACGCGATCGCATCACAGTTCCGCACGTTCCAGATGAACGTGCTGGCCGGCCGTCCGGACCTCGTGGTCTCGCAGCGCGAGTCCAACTGCACCTTCACGTTCGACTTCAGCAAGGTGTACTGGAACTCGCGCCTGCACACCGAGCACGAACGTCTGGTCCGCCTGTTCGAGCCGGGCCAGCTTGTTGCAGACGTGTTCGCGGGCGTAGGGCCGTTCGCGATCCCCGCAGCCAAAAAGGAAGTCCTTGTGCTGGCAAACGATCTCAATCCTGAGTCATTCCGCTATCTGCGCGATAACATAGCCGCCAACAAGGTGGACGGCTTTGTGCGCCCGAAAAACCTGGACGGGCGCGAGTTTATCAGAAGCTCGCCCGCTTTGCTCCGCGATTGGACGGCACAAACAGGAGGATCTGTGACGGTtgcgcccgcgcgccgccgccgcggcgcccCCCCGGCGCCACCGCGCATCGTCACGCTCCCTCGCTATTTCCACCACTACGTCATGAACCTGCCCGACAGCGCGCTTTCCTTTCTCAACGAATTCGCCGGGCTGTACTCGCGCCACGGCATCTCCGAGGACGCCGCTGCCGACCCAGCATTCGTGCTGCCCTACATCCACTGTCACTGTTTCGAGAAATACAGCCCCGACGAGCCCGAGCCCGCGCCAGCAGACCTGCACGCCCGCATACACCGCCGTGTGCTCGAGATAATGCACACCAGCGCAGACATCCTGCCGATGACTGCGCTGTCGTTCCACCTCGTGCGCAAAGTGGCACCTACGAAGCCCATGTTCTGCGTGACATTCCAGCTACCCCAGAGCATAGCCTTCAGCCCCCTAGCAACCACTACATAG
- the IRC20 gene encoding E3 ubiquitin-protein ligase IRC20 (Syntenic homolog of Saccharomyces cerevisiae YLR247C (IRC20)) translates to MGNARCEKAFSLKDDGRLRKRMAAADMGKAVADVRQEGATAGAGRGQHTGRAAGAAQRAAHFAVAVGRGQVTAQQLPPGPGPAPERGGRRLRREAECEVPLAEFRVWCGAERPADAYTAEDVVVDYVRTERRERLLAARQQGLELRCTLAPLAEAQEALLEAISLKCFEYELRREQWAAKAAAARPEKRRRRRGQRAAVRLPAAYQDVEVCVCELQWNKSGDWCLVMQVSLWCLRNSVNHFSTDTNELLDMLYGSDQYHSSKLEVPRTYVQHQFLHQVARYTRQTLTGSGDLAHVPQLKVELLPFQQESVQWMLEKETVKKTYGRSDEELLSFLNEQISYGYHKLSGDWFWNKLSGYVITEADVLLLYQAYLRDEIHAKGMLSEEMGLGKTVEVLALLLLRPRAMDPVEEQVYEVVSTGKRMRRVKTNLIVCPQVIVQQWLDEIAKHVDGSLKAYHYRGFANIKEEFNTENISELVATLSEYDVIITSYATVSAEVHYAEYSTTMRSRRHKSPKYDYSSPLSLMQFFRIILDEVQMLGSESTNAARCTNLLQRIHTWGVSGTPIHSLADFKVVFSYLQLHPFQDSPKYIDTVCQNTRKLGNNRMHLDPAQIRKLQRVNGVTFTARELLDIIPRFNLCIRHTKNDVEYQIKIPKQHHYLIQLQFSPIERDNYVNLWKSFLEASGYDSDGQGPCYLGPAVLNYWLSQLRKTCCHAMMSVLGFSSNEAGNLSALGKGALKSSVNLPNMNDVLKYMIDDVQDKIDSLCVENYSLKIQSAQVRMELEELPSEAIRILKDVENQLITDFKTNLGISDPYATSVTGQAQRNNKAADEVGSKKKNKIRIYMDFLHQCTFFIATAYYFMGSKKLEKVDEDNEKLDQLGQAEAKQQYTDIYSAAELHEITEIQELEHSYYDIAEKLRKQILVASAGKVEDEIQLVRKYLNSKRVADKTQLRHIEFQQEDLSSNMTVASCYKTMADIFQRMNQGIAQFNGLLKELEEVCMKPINHEYDDNDAEAKAQDYENSINDQDKIFALLDCLERILSNRDEIITSDEEVRIPKVSSLVKDVTSDYHRELLKQVQFVGGTPLKQIFADLKNVSIVMGLTVDGEAKTESFESYLLSFQSQPQIIKKENHQMREILKRFNSIYNAKTAYFSNLQKISDSLVSIIQLEPSVRATILRNTRGDSMYLKNIQKISTLQSRLKYLQNLTKLEQALKDNKRFNCTICLCDICDGAIIGCGHFFCQECISSWLETKQSCPLCKTQTKSSELYSFKFREEETELKHVLVADADSRPTPSQEVISQAVQSIENDPIYLNKYEVCPYLDRIRQLETSVNYGSKIDFVIKLLKYLRLQHETNPTSPALQIVIYSQYAELLEIVAHVLKQNSIKFLTTTKNVRNFAKVVETFKADPEITCLLLDTKRQASGLTLINATHVFLLEPIVNNSTEFQAINRIHRIGQTSETYVWHFMLLNTVEHSILRYKSILEKNKGDSTKGTRQQGGGLRVVSDEDTLSDPESEAENAYNINQAGDEAVSEEHLWHCLFQK, encoded by the coding sequence ATGGGAAATGCAAGATGCGAAAAAGCTTTCTCTTTGAAAGACGACGGGAGGCTCAGAAAGAGAATGGCTGCGGCTGACATGGGCAAAGCAGTTGCAGATGTGCGCCAAGAAGGTGCTACAGCGGGGGCGGGGCGCGGGCAGCATAcggggcgggcggcaggggcggcgcagcgggCGGCGCACTTCGCGGTCGCAGTGGGGCGGGGGCAGGTAACCGCacagcagctgccgccggGCCCGGGGCCCGCGCCAGAGCGCGGGGGACGGAGGCTGCGGCGGGAGGCGGAGTGCGAGGTGCCGCTGGCCGAGTTTCGTGTGTGGTGTGGCGCCGAGAGGCCCGCTGACGCTTATACGGCGGAAGATGTCGTCGTGGACTACGTGCGAACCGAGCGCCGCGAGCGACTtctggcggcgcggcagcaggGCTTGGAGCTGCGCTGCAcgctggcgccgctggCAGAGGCGCAGGAGGCGCTCCTGGAGGCGATCTCGCTCAAGTGCTTTGAATACGAGCTGCGGCGCGAGCAGTGGGCTGCCaaggccgcggcggcgcggccggagaagcggcggcggcggcgggggcAGCGGGCGGCCGTGCGGCTGCCCGCGGCGTACCAGGACGTGGAGGTATGTGTGTGTGAGCTCCAGTGGAACAAGTCCGGGGACTGGTGCTTGGTCATGCAGGTATCGCTATGGTGCCTTCGCAACTCCGTGAATCATTTTTCCACGGACACGAACGAGCTCCTGGACATGCTTTACGGGAGCGACCAGTACCACTCCAGTAAGCTGGAAGTCCCGCGCACGTATGTCCAGCACCAGTTTCTGCACCAGGTCGCGCGGTACACACGGCAAACGCTGACCGGCAGCGGCGATCTCGCTCACGTGCCACAGCTCAAGGTGGAGCTACTCCCCTTTCAGCAGGAATCGGTGCAGTGGATGTTGGAGAAGGAGACCGTCAAGAAGACTTACGGCAGGAGCGATGAGGAGCTGCTGTCGTTTCTCAATGAGCAAATTTCGTACGGCTACCACAAACTGAGTGGTGATTGGTTCTGGAACAAGCTCAGCGGTTATGTCATAACTGAGGCAGATGTGCTACTACTGTATCAGGCATATCTGAGAGACGAGATACACGCAAAGGGGATGCTGTCGGAAGAAATGGGGCTCGGCAAAACGGTGGAGGTTCTTGCcttgctgttgctgcgTCCCCGCGCCATGGATCCTGTGGAGGAACAAGTGTATGAGGTGGTGTCGACTGGGAAGCGGATGAGACGAGTCAAGACCAATCTTATCGTATGTCCGCAGGTGATCGTGCAGCAATGGCTAGACGAGATAGCGAAGCACGTCGACGGCTCCCTTAAAGCATATCACTACCGTGGATTTGCTAATATCAAGGAAGAGTTTAATACAGAGAACATATCGGAGCTTGTTGCTACGCTCTCAGAATACGACGTCATCATCACATCATATGCGACAGTTTCTGCGGAAGTGCACTATGCCGAGTACTCGACCACCATGAGATCTAGACGTCACAAGTCCCCTAAATATGATTATTCATCGCCACTCTCTTTAATGCAATTTTTCAGAATCATACTCGATGAAGTGCAAATGCTGGGCAGTGAAAGCACGAATGCGGCCCGATGCACCAACCTCCTGCAGCGTATTCACACATGGGGTGTTTCGGGTACACCTATTCATTCACTAGCGGACTTCAAGGTTGTATTCTCCTACTTGCAGCTGCATCCCTTCCAGGATTCTCCAAAGTATATCGACACAGTCTGCCAGAATACCAGGAAACTGGGCAACAATCGGATGCATCTAGATCCCGCACAAATTCGCAAGCTCCAACGTGTCAACGGTGTGACTTTCACCGCAAGAGAACTTCTTGATATCATCCCACGTTTCAACCTTTGTATCCGTCATACAAAGAATGATGTCGAATATCAGATTAAAATCCCAAAGCAGCATCATTACTTAATCCAACTTCAATTCTCACCGATAGAGCGTGATAATTATGTTAACCTATGGAAATCCTTCTTGGAGGCTTCAGGCTATGACTCAGACGGGCAAGGGCCCTGTTATCTAGGCCCCGCAGTCTTGAATTATTGGTTGTCACAGTTGCGGAAGACATGCTGCCACGCCATGATGTCAGTTCTAGGCTTCTCATCGAATGAAGCGGGGAACCTTTCGGCGCTAGGAAAAGGCGCACTCAAAAGCTCAGTGAATCTACCAAACATGAACGATGTACTGAAGTATATGATTGACGATGTTCAAGACAAGATTGACTCTTTGTGTGTGGAAAATTACTCTCTAAAGATACAGTCTGCCCAGGTGCGAATGGAATTGGAGGAACTGCCATCGGAGGCTATTAGAATTCTCAAAGATGTGGAGAACCAACTGATCACAGACTTCAAAACAAACCTCGGGATTAGCGATCCGTATGCTACATCTGTTACGGGGCAGGCGCAAAGGAATAATAAGGCAGCGGATGAAGTTGGAtcgaagaagaagaacaagaTTAGGATTTATATGGATTTTCTTCACCAATGTACTTTTTTTATTGCAACAGCGTATTATTTCATGGGTAGCAAAAAGCTTGAGAAAGTTGATGAAGATAACGAGAAACTCGATCAATTGGGGCAGGCTGAAGCAAAACAACAATATACAGATATTTATTCAGCTGCTGAACTACACGAAATAACCGAGATTCAAGAACTTGAGCACAGCTATTACGATATTGCCGAGAAGCTGAGAAAGCAAATCCTTGTAGCGAGTGCAGGAAAGGTAGAAGATGAGATCCAGCTGGTCCGAAAATACCTAAACAGTAAAAGGGTCGCTGACAAGACGCAACTGCGTCATATTGAATTCCAACAAGAAGATTTATCTTCCAACATGACTGTTGCGTCTTGTTACAAAACGATGGCAGATATTTTTCAAAGAATGAACCAAGGTATTGCGCAATTTAACGGTTTATTAAAGGAACTTGAGGAAGTGTGTATGAAACCTATAAATCACGAATACGATGATAATGACGCAGAAGCCAAGGCGCAAGACTATGAGAACTCTATTAATGACCAAGACAAGATATTCGCCCTGTTAGACTGTTTAGAACGCATTCTTTCCAACAGAGATGAGATAATCACTAGTGATGAGGAGGTTCGCATACCAAAAGTTTCCAGCTTGGTAAAGGATGTTACCTCCGACTACCACAGGGAACTTCTGAAACAAGTGCAGTTTGTTGGAGGCACGCCTTTGAAGCAAATATTTGCAGATTTAAAAAATGTTTCCATTGTCATGGGCCTTACCGTTGATGGAGAAGCCAAGACCGAGAGTTTTGAGAGTTACTTACTGAGCTTTCAGTCTCAGCCTCAGATAATCAAAAAGGAAAACCACCAAATGCGCGAAATCCTTAAACGCTTCAACTCCATATACAACGCGAAAACAGCATATTTCAGCAACCTTCAAAAGATATCAGATTCTTTGGTATCCATCATCCAACTAGAACCAAGCGTCAGAGCAACTATTCTAAGAAACACTAGGGGGGATAGCATGTACCTGAAAAATATTCAAAAGATAAGCACCTTACAATCCAGGTTAAAGTACTTGCAAAATTTGACCAAATTGGAGCAGGCACTAAAGGATAACAAGCGATTTAATTGTACGATATGCCTGTGCGATATTTGCGATGGTGCTATTATTGGTTGCGGGCACTTTTTCTGTCAAGAATGCATCAGCAGCTGGTTAGAAACCAAACAATCGTGCCCGTTGTGTAAAACACAAACCAAATCATCAGAACTTTACAGCTTCAAGTTTCGCGAAGAAGAGACTGAGCTGAAGCATGTTCTCGTTGCAGACGCAGATTCACGCCCAACACCTTCCCAGGAAGTAATCTCGCAAGCAGTCCAATCCATAGAAAATGATCCCATCTACTTAAACAAGTACGAGGTTTGCCCATACTTGGATAGAATTCGCCAGCTTGAAACGAGCGTCAACTACGGATCAAAGATTGACTTCGTTATCAAACTACTAAAATACCTCAGGTTACAGCATGAAACGAACCCGACTTCCCCTGCATTACAAATTGTCATATACTCTCAATATGCTGAGTTGCTAGAGATAGTTGCCCATGTCCTTAAGCAAAATTCTATCAAGTTTCTCACCACTACCAAAAATGTACGGAACTTTGCGAAGGTTGTTGAAACCTTCAAAGCAGACCCCGAAATTACCTGTCTACTCCTCGATACAAAGCGACAGGCGTCGGGCCTAACGCTAATCAATGCCACGCATGTGTTCCTGTTAGAGCCTATTGTAAATAACAGTACGGAGTTTCAGGCCATCAACAGAATACACAGAATCGGACAAACCAGTGAGACTTACGTATGGCACTTCATGCTTCTCAACACTGTGGAACACAGCATCTTGCGGTACAAGTCGATTTTGGAAAAAAACAAGGGTGATAGCACTAAAGGTACAAGGCAACAAGGAGGCGGTTTGAGAGTGGTATCTGACGAAGACACTTTGAGTGATCCTGAATCAGAAGCCGAAAATGCATATAATATTAACCAAGCTGGAGACGAAGCAGTGTCTGAGGAACACTTGTGGCACTGCCTCTTCCAGAAATAG
- the PCL5 gene encoding Pcl5p (Syntenic homolog of Saccharomyces cerevisiae YHR071W (PCL5)): MQEEGFRELPGLTAAPLPPSPGVGNGGGARGAVDGARKSPTRLMQVIATLLAALTFNYSNQRINNSKHSLLQFLAEIVRRSKSSRGVTVLATYYFHRLYQYRLKSLPLAQVPEFARSSKRMFLCSLILAHKFTQDSTFSMKAWSTITGLPPKDISTMERWALNQLQYRLYVSAEDLDRWTEDVLFMNCRSEPVHLHSGECCKSARDPGDVHSGECSKRARDSDEADPRQDSPWDCVKRLHRCVT, translated from the coding sequence ATGCAGGAAGAAGGCTTCAGAGAACTGCCGGGGCTGacagcggcgccgctgccgccatCGCCCGGCGTGGGGAATGGgggcggcgcgcgaggGGCAGTAGATGGCGCGCGGAAGTCGCCCACGCGGCTGATGCAGGTCATCGCAACGCTGCTGGCAGCGCTGACGTTCAATTACTCGAATCAGCGCATCAACAACTCGAAGCACTCGCTGCTGCAATTTCTGGCGGAGATCGTGCGGCGCAGCAAGAGCTCGCGCGGCGTGACGGTTCTGGCGACGTACTATTTCCACCGCTTGTACCAGTACCGGCTGAAGAGCCTGCCGCTTGCGCAGGTGCCGGAGTTTGCACGGTCATCGAAGCGCATGTTCCTGTGCAGTCTGATCCTGGCGCACAAGTTCACACAGGACTCGACGTTCTCCATGAAGGCGTGGTCCACCATCACGGGCCTGCCTCCGAAGGACATTTCGACGATGGAGCGGTGGGCACTAAACCAGCTGCAGTACCGCCTGTACGTGTCGGCGGAAGACCTGGACCGCTGGACCGAGGACGTGCTGTTCATGAACTGCCGGTCCGAGCCAGTTCATTTGCATTCGGGCGAGTGTTGCAAAAGTGCCCGCGATCCTGGGGATGTGCATTCGGGCGAGTGCTCCAAGCGCGCCCGCGACTCAGATGAGGCAGATCCGAGGCAAGACTCACCTTGGGACTGTGTCAAAAGGTTACATAGATGTGTTACTtga
- the OMS1 gene encoding putative RNA methyltransferase (Syntenic homolog of Saccharomyces cerevisiae YDR316W (OMS1)), which produces MLSAIASARQRIGSLAQGPVFGRSIAAVRHKGHLPPFGAKVSRPKTKEELQKERLEAALRSPNKLVRWGAYFQTEEFNKAMTKYLFAVYGLFLIYGIYYMKKLYTKEKERDALEEKAADGHINEYESLRLKQLQGKLRTRDERKLELYNALKDKHPDWDSEDYDGVEFEVEDLNKINRHILPARDTTEFYDEKAEEYDRSVRMEEMAIRMGKRRKWLMKHCEGDVLEVASGTGRNIDYLDLSKIDTITFLDASKNMMKIANKKFREKYPHFKQAAFVVGKAEDLVDLATGHSPQQQNLELVNSPEQVIPESKPKVKYDTIIEAFGLCSHHDPVRALKNFAKLLKPGGRIVLLEHGRGTYDVVNKILDKRAEHRLETWGCRWNLDIGEILDDSDLEIVTEKRTHLGTTWCIVAKRKGDMPKKEEIGFLEKYIRPSLRSSMPPADDKPRESTKN; this is translated from the coding sequence CACCGTTCGGCGCGAAGGTTAGCAGACCAAAGACTAAAGAAGAGCTACAAAAAGAGAGGCTAGAAGCTGCTCTGCGATCCCCAAATAAGCTGGTGCGGTGGGGTGCCTATTTTCAAACTGAAGAGTTTAATAAGGCCATGACGAAGTATCTGTTTGCCGTTTACGGCTTGTTTCTCATTTATGGTATCTACTATATGAAGAAGTTGTACACGAAGGAGAAAGAACGCGACGCACTAGAGGAGAAGGCTGCAGATGGGCATATAAATGAGTATGAAAGCTTGAGGCTCAAACAACTGCAGGGTAAACTACGTACTCGCGACGAAAGAAAGCTGGAACTGTACAATGCCCTAAAGGATAAGCATCCAGATTGGGACTCAGAAGACTATGATGGCGTTGAATTTGAGGTGGAGGATCTCAACAAGATCAATAGGCATATCCTGCCGGCTAGGGACACCACTGAATTTTATGACGAGAAGGCCGAAGAGTACGACCGCAGTGTGAGAATGGAAGAAATGGCCATTCGGATGGGCAAACGGCGCAAGTGGCTGATGAAGCACTGCGAGGGCGATGTGCTAGAAGTTGCATCTGGTACTGGTAGGAATATAGATTACCTAGACTTGAGCAAAATCGACACAATCACCTTTCTGGATGCGTCTAAGAATATGATGAAGATCGCCAATAAGAAGTTCAGAGAAAAATACCCACACTTCAAACAAGCTGCATTCGTAGTTGGAAAAGCAGAAGATTTAGTGGACCTGGCGACTGGGCATTCGCCTCAGCAACAGAATCTGGAATTGGTCAACTCTCCTGAGCAGGTGATCCCGGAGTCCAAGCCCAAGGTTAAATACGATACCATCATCGAAGCCTTCGGTCTGTGCTCTCACCATGATCCTGTACGGGCATTGAAAAACTTTGCGAAATTGCTAAAGCCTGGCGGAAGAATAGTTCTGCTTGAGCATGGCAGAGGGACCTATGACGTTGTGAACAAGATTCTAGACAAGAGAGCCGAGCACCGTCTCGAGACCTGGGGCTGCAGATGGAACTTGGATATTGGCGAAATTCTAGATGACTCTGATCTAGAAATCGTCACCGAAAAAAGAACACATCTCGGAACCACTTGGTGCATTGTGGCCAAACGCAAAGGGGATATGCCGAAGAAGGAAGAGATAGGTTTCCTCGAGAAATACATCAGGCCTAGCCTTCGTTCGAGTATGCCCCCAGCCGATGACAAGCCGAGAGAGAGCACGAAGAACTGA